A genomic window from Phoenix dactylifera cultivar Barhee BC4 chromosome 7, palm_55x_up_171113_PBpolish2nd_filt_p, whole genome shotgun sequence includes:
- the LOC103715201 gene encoding rho GDP-dissociation inhibitor 1-like, translating into MSVALGAPSGSMDIAFATPEMEKEENKDKKQEEADEEVEKGSETNGDADEKLSRKYSCTSVGSTDINDDDGGDDDDDDEKRAVQLGPQVPLKEQLEMDKDDESLRRWKEQLLGSVDLNDVGENPDPQVNILNLTILTPGRPDLVLPIPFIPDAKGYAFALKEGSRYHLKFSFIVSNNIVSGLRYTNTVWKTGVRVENTKVMLGTFSPQKEPYTYELEEETTPSGIFARGSYSARTKFLDDDGKVYLDMSYYFEIRKDWPTTS; encoded by the exons ATGTCTGTTGCTCTGGGAGCTCCCTCAGGCTCCATGGACATTGCATTTGCCACCCCGGAGATGGAGAAAGAAGAGAACAAGGACAAGAAGCAAGAGGAGGCGGATGAGGAGGTGGAAAAAGGGAGTGAGACCAATGGCGATGCTGACGAGAAGCTGAGCAGGAAATACAGCTGCACTTCGGTCGGTTCGACCGACATCAACGACGACGATGGTGGCGAtgatgacgacgacgacgagAAGAGAGCGGTGCAGCTTGGCCCCCAGGTCCCACTCAAGGAGCAGCTGGAGATGGACAAG GATGATGAGAGCTTAAGGAGGTGGAAGGAGCAGCTCCTGGGAAGTGTTGATCTTAATGATGTTGGAG AGAATCCAGATCCCCAAGTAAACATCCTTAACCTTACCATCCTGACTCCTGGTCGTCCGGATCTTGTTTTACCGATTCCCTTCATCCCTGATGCAAAGGGATATGCATTTGCTCTCAAAGAAGGTAGCCGCTACCATCTCAAGTTCTCTTTCATTGTCTCCAACAACATTGTCTCTGGGCTCAGATACACAAACACAGTGTGGAAGACTGGAGTCAGAG TGGAGAACACAAAAGTGATGCTAGGGACTTTCAGTCCTCAAAAGGAGCCTTACACATATGAATTGGAAGAAGAGACCACCCCTTCTGGTATTTTTGCAAGGGGATCCTATTCTGCTAGAACAAAG TTCTTGGATGATGATGGGAAGGTCTATCTGGACATGAGTTACTACTTTGAGATTAGAAAGGATTGGCCAACTACTTCTTGA